From Antennarius striatus isolate MH-2024 chromosome 9, ASM4005453v1, whole genome shotgun sequence, one genomic window encodes:
- the si:ch211-254p10.2 gene encoding ferroportin isoform X2, translating to MWHFAISVFLIELYGRNLLLTAVFGLVVAGSVLLLGALIGDWVDRNPRNKVAHASLFIQNISVTVCSIVLMLVFLYKQRIEQIWDGWLTVVCYTVVIILADVANLASTALTIAIQRDWIVVITGYNRGHLAGMNATMRRIDQVTNILAPLAVGQVMTLASNVVGCGFILGWNLVSLIVEFFFLSRVYRIVPALSVKPPVEEEDLVYQQGTERSKSQDEDNAAQRQPLTESNCNTNLHLKQITKIPLCFRRFRWLVSTCKDGWRAYYRQPVFLAGMGLAFLYTTVLGFDCITTGYAYTQGISGSLLSLLMGVSAITGLMGTVMFTRLRKTYGLVNTGIISSCLHLGCLLLCVCSVFAPGSPMDLSLLMPYIANSSAELGEMASQKQKHTYPLRGGSNQPLLPDRSSIHWTNNTVLFENVPSDSAPESYVSIILLFLGVITARIGLWSFDLTVTQLLQENICESERGVVNGVQSSMNYLMDLLHFIMVVSAPQPQHFGILVIISVLFITTGHTMYFLYAHKTKRKQRLDT from the exons CGGGGCACTGATTGGAGACTGGGTCGATCGCAATCCCAGAAATAAAG TTGCACATGCATCTCTTTTCATTCAGAACATCTCAGTGACAGTATGTAGCATTGTGCTCATGTTGGTGTTCCTATATAAGCAAAGGATTGAACAGATCTGGGATGGCTGGCTTACA GTGGTTTGTTATACCGTGGTGATCATCCTGGCAGATGTGGCAAACCTTGCAAGCACAGCATTGACCATTGCAATTCAGAGGGACTGGATTGTGGTTATCACAGGCTACAACCGAGGTCACCTTGCTG gAATGAACGCAACCATGAGGCGAATAGATCAGGTGACTAACATCCTGGCCCCACTAGCAGTAGGACAGGTCATGACCCTGGCCTCCAACGTTGTTGGCTGTGGTTTTATCCTCGGCTGGAACCTCGTGTCTCTCATTGTGgagttcttcttcttgtcccgGGTGTACCGTATTGTCCCTGCTCTGTCAGTCAAACcacctgtggaggaggaggatttggTGTATCAGCAAGGAACAGAGAGGTCAAAATCACAAG ATGAAGATAATGCGGCACAACGTCAACCCCTGACAGAAAGTAACTGCAACACAAACCTGCACCTAAAACAAATCACCAAGATTCCACTGTGCTTCCGGAGGTTTCGTTGGCTGGTGAGCACCTGTAAGGACGGCTGGAGAGCTTACTACCGCCAGCCCGTCTTCCTGGCAGGAATGGGTCTGGCTTTCCTCTACACCACAGTCCTGGGCTTTGATTGCATCACCACAGGCTATGCCTATACTCAGGGCATAAGCGGCTCTCTCCTTAGTCTGCTGATGGGTGTGTCAGCTATCACAGGGCTGATGGGCACTGTGATGTTCACCAGACTCAGGAAGACCTATGGCCTGGTTAACACAGGAATCATCTCAAGCTGCCTTCATCTGGGGTgcttgctgctgtgtgtgtgctctgtttTTGCTCCAGGCAGCCCAATGGATCTTAGCTTGTTGATGCCCTACATTGCCAATTCCTCTGCTGAGCTTGGGGAAATGGCAAgccaaaagcaaaaacatactTATCCTCTGAGGGGGGGTAGCAATCAGCCACTGCTGCCTGATCGGTCCTCCATCCACTGGACCAACAACACTGTGCTTTTTGAAAATGTGCCCTCTGACTCAGCGCCAGAATCTTACGTTTCCATAATCTTGCTGTTCTTGGGTGTCATCACAGCACGTATTG GTCTCTGGTCTTTCGACCTGACAGTgacccagctcctgcaggagaacatcTGTGAGTCAGAGAGGGGTGTGGTAAATGGGGTTCAGAGCTCTATGAATTACCTGATGGATCTCCTTCATTTCATCATGGTGGTCTCCGCTCCACAGCCACAGCACTTTGGCATCCTAGTTATCATTTCAGTATTATTCATCACCACCGGCCACACTATGTATTTCCTGTATGCACACAAAACCAAGAGAAAACAGCGCCTCGACACAT